Proteins encoded in a region of the Procambarus clarkii isolate CNS0578487 chromosome 42, FALCON_Pclarkii_2.0, whole genome shotgun sequence genome:
- the LOC123770330 gene encoding uncharacterized protein isoform X2 yields MREMVVMVVMVMVMVVMGPVGVVAPVPLPHPTPRPDLLALTQDYWHWKTQDFPQFATTVGINDNTAGRLDSYSLDHFQHRKSKCEEFLRRAEEIDVASLSEDDLVNLKIFKQEMIVFLENAPFIKYFTPVTFMGGPQRDFKLMVEKKMVLNSYNDYQKLLSRYGEFPRQAQEIIELMKGNIEDGLMPSNWSLVGVVDQLDKLGGPVEDSVFYKPFLHTPSTVTPEQRTTLRHQAQERIKQDLLPAFKRIRDFIETDYLPATRPEIAVSSLEGGQEFYQACLKFHTSTNLTPQEIHNLGVTEVARIEEEVLKTAVEIQMEGKTFSEISQALKKDPEQSFSSKEELLSTYRNAAYNVIIPLMPRLFINVPQDNVTIEGDDNPNAVFGMYSSPSLDGSRLGIFTINSYIYDKHKKYEVTALTLHETMPGHHLHKLYMRVNPSTPNFRKFVDPTRTGDAPSRFPLHTVFSEGWGLYSEFLGEELGLYQDPYQRIGRYSFELLRASRLVVDTGMHALGWSRERAVAFLLDHTALSKEALQIEVNRYITLPGQACSYKIGEIKIKELRQKAQNALGGLFHLPEFHDVVLRCTGPLKILEECVTNYIERKILVIERVTEEKKEDELIQSDTAEDNGSTNPSSKESENEIMVTIDGAASIRGDKSAVILTVSILSFLPYLLR; encoded by the exons atgagggagatggtggtgatggtggtgatggtgatggtgatggtggtgatgggaccCGTGGGGGTGGTGGCCCCTGTGCCACTCCCCCACCCCACGCCCCGACCTGACCTCCTGGCCCTCACGCAAGACTACTGGCACTGGAAGACCCAAGACTTTCCGCAGTTCGCTACCACG GTCGGTATCAACGACAACACGGCCGGCCGCCTCGACAGCTACAGCTTGGATCACTTCCAACACAGGAAG TCGAAGTGTGAGGAGTTCCTGAGGCGAGCTGAGGAGATCGATGTCGCCTCCCTCTCCGAAGACGACCTCGTCAACCTCAAGATCTTCAAGCAGGAGATGATTGTCTTCTTGGAGAACGCCCCGTTCATCAA GTACTTCACTCCAGTGACCTTCATGGGCGGGCCGCAGCGGGACTTCAAGTTGATGGTGGAGAAGAAGATGGTCCTCAACTCTTACAACGACTACCAGAAGCTGCTCTCCAG ATATGGAGAATTTCCTCGCCAGGCCCAAGAGATCATAGAGCTTATGAAAGGCAATATAGAAGATGGTCTAATGCCATCTAACTGGTCCTTG gtgggtgtggtggaccaGCTGGACAAGCTGGGTGGCCCTGTTGAGGACTCTGTCTTCTACAAACCCTTCCTTCACACACCTTCCACAGTCACCCCAGAACAAAG GACCACACTGAGGCATCAGGCACAGGAGAGGATTAAGCAGGACCTCCTGCCGGCTTTTAAGAGAATCCGTGATTTTATTGAA ACGGACTACTTGCCGGCCACGAGGCCAGAAATAGCAGTGTCGTCACTGGAAGGGGGTCAAGAGTTCTATCAAGCTTGCCTTAAGTTTCACACCAGCACAAACCTCACACCACAGGAGATTCATAATCTGGGAGTCACAGAAGTAGCCAGAATAGAAGAAGAGGTGCTAAAG ACAGCCGTGGAGATTCAGATGGAAGGGAAAACATTTTCAGAGATCAGTCAAGCTTTAAAAAAAGACCCGGAACAAAGCTTCAGTAGCAAGGAGGAGCTACTGAGCACTTACAGAAATGCTGCCTACAACGTCATCATTCCTCTTATGCCTCGACTATTTATCAATGTGCCTCAGGACAATGTCAC GATAGAAGGTGATGATAACCCTAATGCTGTTTTTGGAATGTATAGTTCACCTTCCTTGGATggctcaagacttggcatatttaCTATAAATTCTTATATTTATGACAAGCA TAAGAAGTACGAGGTCACGGCTCTGACCCTGCATGAAACCATGCCAGGTCACCATCTTCACAAACTCTACATGCGAGTCAACCCCTCTACTCCAAATTTTCGGAAGTTTGTCGACCCTACCCGTACTGGTGATGCCCCATCCAGGTTTCCCCTTCACACTGTTTTCTCTGAAGGCTGGGGGTTGTATTCTGAGTTCCTGGGAGAAGAGCTGGGTTTGTACCAGGACCCGTATCAGAG GATAGGGAGGTATTCTTTTGAGCTGCTGCGAGCTAGCCGACTGGTGGTGGACACGGGCATGCATGCCTTGGGCTGGTCACGCGAGCGGGCTGTTGCTTTTCTCCTAGACCACACAGCACTGTCGAAAGAAGCTTTGCAG ATTGAGGTTAACCGGTACATCACACTGCCAGGACAAGCATGTTCTTATAAAATTGGTGAAATAAAAATTAAGGAATTAAGGCAAAAGGCTCAAAATGCCCTTGGGGGACTGTTCCATCTGCCCGAGTTCCATGATGTAGTTCTACGCTGTACTGGACCCTTAAAAATCCTTGAAGAATGTGTAACCAACTATATTGAAAGAAAAATTTTAGTGATTGAGAGGGTAACTGAAGAGAAGAAGGAAGACGAGTTAATCCAGAGTGATACTGCTGAAGACAATGGGTCTACAAATCCAAGTTCCAAAGAAAGTGAAAATGAAATAATGGTCACGATAGACGGAGCAGCTAGTATACGCGGTGATAAAAGTGCTGTGATTTTGACTGTATCCATATTGTCATTTCTTCCCTATCTATTAAGATAG
- the LOC123770330 gene encoding uncharacterized protein isoform X3 yields the protein MVVVMREMVVMVVMVMVMVVMGPVGVVAPVPLPHPTPRPDLLALTQDYWHWKTQDFPQFATTVGINDNTAGRLDSYSLDHFQHRKSKCEEFLRRAEEIDVASLSEDDLVNLKIFKQEMIVFLENAPFIKYFTPVTFMGGPQRDFKLMVEKKMVLNSYNDYQKLLSRYGEFPRQAQEIIELMKGNIEDGLMPSNWSLVGVVDQLDKLGGPVEDSVFYKPFLHTPSTVTPEQRTTLRHQAQERIKQDLLPAFKRIRDFIETDYLPATRPEIAVSSLEGGQEFYQACLKFHTSTNLTPQEIHNLGVTEVARIEEEVLKTAVEIQMEGKTFSEISQALKKDPEQSFSSKEELLSTYRNAAYNVIIPLMPRLFINVPQDNVTIEGDDNPNAVFGMYSSPSLDGSRLGIFTINSYIYDKHKKYEVTALTLHETMPGHHLHKLYMRVNPSTPNFRKFVDPTRTGDAPSRFPLHTVFSEGWGLYSEFLGEELGLYQDPYQRIGRYSFELLRASRLVVDTGMHALGWSRERAVAFLLDHTALSKEALQIEVNRYITLPGQACSYKIGEIKIKELRQKAQNALGGLFHLPEFHDVVLRCTGPLKILEECVTNYIERKILVIERVTEEKKEDELIQSDTAEDNGSTNPSSKESENEIMVTIDGAASIRGDKSAVILTVSILSFLPYLLR from the exons atg gtggtggtgatgagggagatggtggtgatggtggtgatggtgatggtgatggtggtgatgggaccCGTGGGGGTGGTGGCCCCTGTGCCACTCCCCCACCCCACGCCCCGACCTGACCTCCTGGCCCTCACGCAAGACTACTGGCACTGGAAGACCCAAGACTTTCCGCAGTTCGCTACCACG GTCGGTATCAACGACAACACGGCCGGCCGCCTCGACAGCTACAGCTTGGATCACTTCCAACACAGGAAG TCGAAGTGTGAGGAGTTCCTGAGGCGAGCTGAGGAGATCGATGTCGCCTCCCTCTCCGAAGACGACCTCGTCAACCTCAAGATCTTCAAGCAGGAGATGATTGTCTTCTTGGAGAACGCCCCGTTCATCAA GTACTTCACTCCAGTGACCTTCATGGGCGGGCCGCAGCGGGACTTCAAGTTGATGGTGGAGAAGAAGATGGTCCTCAACTCTTACAACGACTACCAGAAGCTGCTCTCCAG ATATGGAGAATTTCCTCGCCAGGCCCAAGAGATCATAGAGCTTATGAAAGGCAATATAGAAGATGGTCTAATGCCATCTAACTGGTCCTTG gtgggtgtggtggaccaGCTGGACAAGCTGGGTGGCCCTGTTGAGGACTCTGTCTTCTACAAACCCTTCCTTCACACACCTTCCACAGTCACCCCAGAACAAAG GACCACACTGAGGCATCAGGCACAGGAGAGGATTAAGCAGGACCTCCTGCCGGCTTTTAAGAGAATCCGTGATTTTATTGAA ACGGACTACTTGCCGGCCACGAGGCCAGAAATAGCAGTGTCGTCACTGGAAGGGGGTCAAGAGTTCTATCAAGCTTGCCTTAAGTTTCACACCAGCACAAACCTCACACCACAGGAGATTCATAATCTGGGAGTCACAGAAGTAGCCAGAATAGAAGAAGAGGTGCTAAAG ACAGCCGTGGAGATTCAGATGGAAGGGAAAACATTTTCAGAGATCAGTCAAGCTTTAAAAAAAGACCCGGAACAAAGCTTCAGTAGCAAGGAGGAGCTACTGAGCACTTACAGAAATGCTGCCTACAACGTCATCATTCCTCTTATGCCTCGACTATTTATCAATGTGCCTCAGGACAATGTCAC GATAGAAGGTGATGATAACCCTAATGCTGTTTTTGGAATGTATAGTTCACCTTCCTTGGATggctcaagacttggcatatttaCTATAAATTCTTATATTTATGACAAGCA TAAGAAGTACGAGGTCACGGCTCTGACCCTGCATGAAACCATGCCAGGTCACCATCTTCACAAACTCTACATGCGAGTCAACCCCTCTACTCCAAATTTTCGGAAGTTTGTCGACCCTACCCGTACTGGTGATGCCCCATCCAGGTTTCCCCTTCACACTGTTTTCTCTGAAGGCTGGGGGTTGTATTCTGAGTTCCTGGGAGAAGAGCTGGGTTTGTACCAGGACCCGTATCAGAG GATAGGGAGGTATTCTTTTGAGCTGCTGCGAGCTAGCCGACTGGTGGTGGACACGGGCATGCATGCCTTGGGCTGGTCACGCGAGCGGGCTGTTGCTTTTCTCCTAGACCACACAGCACTGTCGAAAGAAGCTTTGCAG ATTGAGGTTAACCGGTACATCACACTGCCAGGACAAGCATGTTCTTATAAAATTGGTGAAATAAAAATTAAGGAATTAAGGCAAAAGGCTCAAAATGCCCTTGGGGGACTGTTCCATCTGCCCGAGTTCCATGATGTAGTTCTACGCTGTACTGGACCCTTAAAAATCCTTGAAGAATGTGTAACCAACTATATTGAAAGAAAAATTTTAGTGATTGAGAGGGTAACTGAAGAGAAGAAGGAAGACGAGTTAATCCAGAGTGATACTGCTGAAGACAATGGGTCTACAAATCCAAGTTCCAAAGAAAGTGAAAATGAAATAATGGTCACGATAGACGGAGCAGCTAGTATACGCGGTGATAAAAGTGCTGTGATTTTGACTGTATCCATATTGTCATTTCTTCCCTATCTATTAAGATAG
- the LOC123770330 gene encoding uncharacterized protein isoform X1: MQVVVMREMVVMVVMVMVMVVMGPVGVVAPVPLPHPTPRPDLLALTQDYWHWKTQDFPQFATTVGINDNTAGRLDSYSLDHFQHRKSKCEEFLRRAEEIDVASLSEDDLVNLKIFKQEMIVFLENAPFIKYFTPVTFMGGPQRDFKLMVEKKMVLNSYNDYQKLLSRYGEFPRQAQEIIELMKGNIEDGLMPSNWSLVGVVDQLDKLGGPVEDSVFYKPFLHTPSTVTPEQRTTLRHQAQERIKQDLLPAFKRIRDFIETDYLPATRPEIAVSSLEGGQEFYQACLKFHTSTNLTPQEIHNLGVTEVARIEEEVLKTAVEIQMEGKTFSEISQALKKDPEQSFSSKEELLSTYRNAAYNVIIPLMPRLFINVPQDNVTIEGDDNPNAVFGMYSSPSLDGSRLGIFTINSYIYDKHKKYEVTALTLHETMPGHHLHKLYMRVNPSTPNFRKFVDPTRTGDAPSRFPLHTVFSEGWGLYSEFLGEELGLYQDPYQRIGRYSFELLRASRLVVDTGMHALGWSRERAVAFLLDHTALSKEALQIEVNRYITLPGQACSYKIGEIKIKELRQKAQNALGGLFHLPEFHDVVLRCTGPLKILEECVTNYIERKILVIERVTEEKKEDELIQSDTAEDNGSTNPSSKESENEIMVTIDGAASIRGDKSAVILTVSILSFLPYLLR; this comes from the exons atg caggtggtggtgatgagggagatggtggtgatggtggtgatggtgatggtgatggtggtgatgggaccCGTGGGGGTGGTGGCCCCTGTGCCACTCCCCCACCCCACGCCCCGACCTGACCTCCTGGCCCTCACGCAAGACTACTGGCACTGGAAGACCCAAGACTTTCCGCAGTTCGCTACCACG GTCGGTATCAACGACAACACGGCCGGCCGCCTCGACAGCTACAGCTTGGATCACTTCCAACACAGGAAG TCGAAGTGTGAGGAGTTCCTGAGGCGAGCTGAGGAGATCGATGTCGCCTCCCTCTCCGAAGACGACCTCGTCAACCTCAAGATCTTCAAGCAGGAGATGATTGTCTTCTTGGAGAACGCCCCGTTCATCAA GTACTTCACTCCAGTGACCTTCATGGGCGGGCCGCAGCGGGACTTCAAGTTGATGGTGGAGAAGAAGATGGTCCTCAACTCTTACAACGACTACCAGAAGCTGCTCTCCAG ATATGGAGAATTTCCTCGCCAGGCCCAAGAGATCATAGAGCTTATGAAAGGCAATATAGAAGATGGTCTAATGCCATCTAACTGGTCCTTG gtgggtgtggtggaccaGCTGGACAAGCTGGGTGGCCCTGTTGAGGACTCTGTCTTCTACAAACCCTTCCTTCACACACCTTCCACAGTCACCCCAGAACAAAG GACCACACTGAGGCATCAGGCACAGGAGAGGATTAAGCAGGACCTCCTGCCGGCTTTTAAGAGAATCCGTGATTTTATTGAA ACGGACTACTTGCCGGCCACGAGGCCAGAAATAGCAGTGTCGTCACTGGAAGGGGGTCAAGAGTTCTATCAAGCTTGCCTTAAGTTTCACACCAGCACAAACCTCACACCACAGGAGATTCATAATCTGGGAGTCACAGAAGTAGCCAGAATAGAAGAAGAGGTGCTAAAG ACAGCCGTGGAGATTCAGATGGAAGGGAAAACATTTTCAGAGATCAGTCAAGCTTTAAAAAAAGACCCGGAACAAAGCTTCAGTAGCAAGGAGGAGCTACTGAGCACTTACAGAAATGCTGCCTACAACGTCATCATTCCTCTTATGCCTCGACTATTTATCAATGTGCCTCAGGACAATGTCAC GATAGAAGGTGATGATAACCCTAATGCTGTTTTTGGAATGTATAGTTCACCTTCCTTGGATggctcaagacttggcatatttaCTATAAATTCTTATATTTATGACAAGCA TAAGAAGTACGAGGTCACGGCTCTGACCCTGCATGAAACCATGCCAGGTCACCATCTTCACAAACTCTACATGCGAGTCAACCCCTCTACTCCAAATTTTCGGAAGTTTGTCGACCCTACCCGTACTGGTGATGCCCCATCCAGGTTTCCCCTTCACACTGTTTTCTCTGAAGGCTGGGGGTTGTATTCTGAGTTCCTGGGAGAAGAGCTGGGTTTGTACCAGGACCCGTATCAGAG GATAGGGAGGTATTCTTTTGAGCTGCTGCGAGCTAGCCGACTGGTGGTGGACACGGGCATGCATGCCTTGGGCTGGTCACGCGAGCGGGCTGTTGCTTTTCTCCTAGACCACACAGCACTGTCGAAAGAAGCTTTGCAG ATTGAGGTTAACCGGTACATCACACTGCCAGGACAAGCATGTTCTTATAAAATTGGTGAAATAAAAATTAAGGAATTAAGGCAAAAGGCTCAAAATGCCCTTGGGGGACTGTTCCATCTGCCCGAGTTCCATGATGTAGTTCTACGCTGTACTGGACCCTTAAAAATCCTTGAAGAATGTGTAACCAACTATATTGAAAGAAAAATTTTAGTGATTGAGAGGGTAACTGAAGAGAAGAAGGAAGACGAGTTAATCCAGAGTGATACTGCTGAAGACAATGGGTCTACAAATCCAAGTTCCAAAGAAAGTGAAAATGAAATAATGGTCACGATAGACGGAGCAGCTAGTATACGCGGTGATAAAAGTGCTGTGATTTTGACTGTATCCATATTGTCATTTCTTCCCTATCTATTAAGATAG
- the LOC123770330 gene encoding uncharacterized protein isoform X4 → MIVFLENAPFIKYFTPVTFMGGPQRDFKLMVEKKMVLNSYNDYQKLLSRYGEFPRQAQEIIELMKGNIEDGLMPSNWSLVGVVDQLDKLGGPVEDSVFYKPFLHTPSTVTPEQRTTLRHQAQERIKQDLLPAFKRIRDFIETDYLPATRPEIAVSSLEGGQEFYQACLKFHTSTNLTPQEIHNLGVTEVARIEEEVLKTAVEIQMEGKTFSEISQALKKDPEQSFSSKEELLSTYRNAAYNVIIPLMPRLFINVPQDNVTIEGDDNPNAVFGMYSSPSLDGSRLGIFTINSYIYDKHKKYEVTALTLHETMPGHHLHKLYMRVNPSTPNFRKFVDPTRTGDAPSRFPLHTVFSEGWGLYSEFLGEELGLYQDPYQRIGRYSFELLRASRLVVDTGMHALGWSRERAVAFLLDHTALSKEALQIEVNRYITLPGQACSYKIGEIKIKELRQKAQNALGGLFHLPEFHDVVLRCTGPLKILEECVTNYIERKILVIERVTEEKKEDELIQSDTAEDNGSTNPSSKESENEIMVTIDGAASIRGDKSAVILTVSILSFLPYLLR, encoded by the exons ATGATTGTCTTCTTGGAGAACGCCCCGTTCATCAA GTACTTCACTCCAGTGACCTTCATGGGCGGGCCGCAGCGGGACTTCAAGTTGATGGTGGAGAAGAAGATGGTCCTCAACTCTTACAACGACTACCAGAAGCTGCTCTCCAG ATATGGAGAATTTCCTCGCCAGGCCCAAGAGATCATAGAGCTTATGAAAGGCAATATAGAAGATGGTCTAATGCCATCTAACTGGTCCTTG gtgggtgtggtggaccaGCTGGACAAGCTGGGTGGCCCTGTTGAGGACTCTGTCTTCTACAAACCCTTCCTTCACACACCTTCCACAGTCACCCCAGAACAAAG GACCACACTGAGGCATCAGGCACAGGAGAGGATTAAGCAGGACCTCCTGCCGGCTTTTAAGAGAATCCGTGATTTTATTGAA ACGGACTACTTGCCGGCCACGAGGCCAGAAATAGCAGTGTCGTCACTGGAAGGGGGTCAAGAGTTCTATCAAGCTTGCCTTAAGTTTCACACCAGCACAAACCTCACACCACAGGAGATTCATAATCTGGGAGTCACAGAAGTAGCCAGAATAGAAGAAGAGGTGCTAAAG ACAGCCGTGGAGATTCAGATGGAAGGGAAAACATTTTCAGAGATCAGTCAAGCTTTAAAAAAAGACCCGGAACAAAGCTTCAGTAGCAAGGAGGAGCTACTGAGCACTTACAGAAATGCTGCCTACAACGTCATCATTCCTCTTATGCCTCGACTATTTATCAATGTGCCTCAGGACAATGTCAC GATAGAAGGTGATGATAACCCTAATGCTGTTTTTGGAATGTATAGTTCACCTTCCTTGGATggctcaagacttggcatatttaCTATAAATTCTTATATTTATGACAAGCA TAAGAAGTACGAGGTCACGGCTCTGACCCTGCATGAAACCATGCCAGGTCACCATCTTCACAAACTCTACATGCGAGTCAACCCCTCTACTCCAAATTTTCGGAAGTTTGTCGACCCTACCCGTACTGGTGATGCCCCATCCAGGTTTCCCCTTCACACTGTTTTCTCTGAAGGCTGGGGGTTGTATTCTGAGTTCCTGGGAGAAGAGCTGGGTTTGTACCAGGACCCGTATCAGAG GATAGGGAGGTATTCTTTTGAGCTGCTGCGAGCTAGCCGACTGGTGGTGGACACGGGCATGCATGCCTTGGGCTGGTCACGCGAGCGGGCTGTTGCTTTTCTCCTAGACCACACAGCACTGTCGAAAGAAGCTTTGCAG ATTGAGGTTAACCGGTACATCACACTGCCAGGACAAGCATGTTCTTATAAAATTGGTGAAATAAAAATTAAGGAATTAAGGCAAAAGGCTCAAAATGCCCTTGGGGGACTGTTCCATCTGCCCGAGTTCCATGATGTAGTTCTACGCTGTACTGGACCCTTAAAAATCCTTGAAGAATGTGTAACCAACTATATTGAAAGAAAAATTTTAGTGATTGAGAGGGTAACTGAAGAGAAGAAGGAAGACGAGTTAATCCAGAGTGATACTGCTGAAGACAATGGGTCTACAAATCCAAGTTCCAAAGAAAGTGAAAATGAAATAATGGTCACGATAGACGGAGCAGCTAGTATACGCGGTGATAAAAGTGCTGTGATTTTGACTGTATCCATATTGTCATTTCTTCCCTATCTATTAAGATAG